One window of Zalophus californianus isolate mZalCal1 chromosome 3, mZalCal1.pri.v2, whole genome shotgun sequence genomic DNA carries:
- the POGLUT2 gene encoding protein O-glucosyltransferase 2: MFSILLLYCFFWGTVPALAETGRDRRLSPEKSEVWGPGLKAAVVLPARYFYIQAVDASGNKFTSSPGEKVFQIKISAPEEQFTRVGVQVLDRKDGSFIVRYRMYASYKNLKIEVKFQGQHVAKSPYILKGPVYHENCDCPLEDSAAWLQEMNCPGTITQIQRDLAHFPAVDPEKIAEEIPKRFGQRQSLCHYTLKDNKVYIKTHGEHVGFRIFMDAILLSLTRKVKMPDVEFFVNLGDWPLEKKKSSSHIHPIFSWCGSTDSKDIVMPTYDLTDSVLETMGRVSLDMMSVQANTGPPWESKNSTAMWRGRDSRKERLELVKLSRKHPELIDAAFTNFFFFKHDESLYGPIVKHISFFDFFKHKYQINIDGTVAAYRLPYLLVGDSVVLKQDSIYYEHFYNELQPWKHYIPVKSNLSDLLEKLKWAKDNDEEAKKIAKAGQEFARNNLMGDDIFCYYFKLFQEYASLQVSEPQIREGMKRVEPQAEDDLFPCTCHRKKTKDEL; encoded by the exons TACTGCTTCTTTTGGGGGACAGTGCCGGCACTCGCCGAGACCGGCAGAGACAGGCGACTGAGTCCAGAGAAGAGCGAAGTATGgggacccgggctgaaggcagccgtcgTCCTTCCCGCACGCTATTTCTACATTCAGGCGGTGGATGCATCAGGAAATAA GTTCACATCTTCTCCAGGTGAAAAGGTGTTCCAAATTAAAATCTCGGCACCGGAAGAGCAGTTCACTAGAGTTGGAGTCCAGGTTTTAGACCGAAAGGATGGGTCCTTCATAGTAAGATACAGAATGTATGCAAGCTACAAAAATCTGAAGATAGAAGTTAAATTCCAAGGTCAACATGTTGCCAAAtctccatatattttaaaag GGCCGGTTTACCATGAAAACTGTGACTGTCCTTTGGAAGATAGTGCAGCCTGGTTACAGGAGATGAACTGCCCAGGAACCATTACTCAGATTCAGAGAGATCTGGCACATTTCCCTGCTGTTGATCCAGAAAAGATTGCAGAAGAAATTCCAAAAAGATTTGGACAAAGACAAAGCTTATGTCATTATACCTTGAAGGATAACAAG GTTTATATCAAGACTCATGGTGAACATGTAGGTTTTCGAATTTTCATGGATGCCATACTACTTTCTTTGACTAGAAAA GTGAAGATGCCAGATGTGGAGTTTTTTGTTAACTTGGGAGACTGgcctttagaaaaaaagaaatccagctcACACATCCATCCAATCTTTTCCTGGTGTGGCTCCACGGATTCCAAGGATATTGTGATGCCTACCTACGACTTGACTGACTCTGTTCTAGAAACCATGGGCCG AGTAAGTCTGGACATGATGTCTGTGCAAGCTAACACGGGTCCTCCCTGGGAAAGCAAGAACTCCACCGCTATGTGGAGAGGGCGTGACAGCCGCAAAGAGAGGCTGGAGCTGGTTAAGCTCAGCAGGAAACACCCGGAACTCATAGACGCTGCCTTCAccaacttcttcttctttaaacatgATGAAAGCCTATATGGTCCTATTGTgaaacacatttcatttttcGATTTCTTCAAG CATAAGTATCAAATAAACATCGATGGCACTGTTGCCGCGTATCGCCTGCCATATCTCCTAGTCGGTGACAGTGTTGTGCTAAAGCAGGACTCCATCTACTATGAACACTTTTACAACGAGCTGCAGCCCTGGAAACATTACATTCCTGTCAAAAGCAACCTGAGTGATCTCCTAGAAAAACTCAAGTGGGCAAAAGATAATGATGAAGAG GCAAAGAAGATAGCAAAAGCAGGACAGGAATTTGCAAGAAATAATCTCATGGGTGATGACATATTCTGttactattttaaacttttccag GAATATGCCAGTCTGCAAGTGAGTGAGCCCCAAATCCGAGAGGGCATGAAGAGGGTAGAACCACAGGCTGAGGATGACCTCTTTCCTTGCACGTGCCATAGGAAAAAG ACCAAAGATGAACTCTGA
- the TEX30 gene encoding testis-expressed protein 30 isoform X1 — protein sequence MSHTEVKLKIPFGNKLLDAVCLVPNKSLTYGIILTHGASGDMNLPHLMSLASHLASHGFFCLRFTCKGLNIVHRIKAYKSVLNYLKTSGEYKLAGVFLGGRSMGSRAAASVMCHIEPDDADDFVRGLICISYPLHHPKQQHKLRDEDLYRIKDPVLFVSGSADEMCEKNLLEKVAQKMQAPNKIHWIEKANHSMAVKGRSTNDVFKEINTQILFWIQEITEMDKK from the exons ATGAGTCATACAGAG gttaaattaaaaataccttttgGAAATAAATTACTAGATGCTGTTTGTTTGGTACCTAACAAGAGCTTAACATATGGAATAATTCTTACACATGGAGCGTCAGGAGATATGAACCTTCCTCATTTGATGTCACTGGCATCCCATCTTGCATCTCATGGTTTTTTTTGCCTGAGATTTACCTGTAAAGGCCTTAATATTGTACATAGAATTAAGGCATATAAATCAGTTTTG AATTACCTAAAGACCTCAGGAGAATACAAACTGGCAGGTGTTTTCCTTGGTG gTCGTTCAATGGGCTCAAGAGCAGCTGCTTCTGTAATGTGCCATATTGAgccagatgatgctgatgattTTGTTCGAGGtctcatttgtatttcttacCCACTGCACCATCCAAAGCAGCAACATAAACTTAGAGATGAAGATCTCTATCGTATAAAAGATCCTGTATTGTTTGTGTCAGGCTCAGCAGATGAAATGTGTGAAAAG aacttGTTGGAGAAAGTGGCACAGAAAATGCAAGCTCCCAATAAAATCCACTGGATTGAGAAGGCAAATCATTCCATGGCAGTGAAAGGACGGTCAAcaaatgatgttttcaaagaaataaatacacagattttGTTTTGGATCCAGGAAATCACTGAAATGGACAAGAAATAA
- the TEX30 gene encoding testis-expressed protein 30 isoform X2, with protein MNLPHLMSLASHLASHGFFCLRFTCKGLNIVHRIKAYKSVLNYLKTSGEYKLAGVFLGGRSMGSRAAASVMCHIEPDDADDFVRGLICISYPLHHPKQQHKLRDEDLYRIKDPVLFVSGSADEMCEKNLLEKVAQKMQAPNKIHWIEKANHSMAVKGRSTNDVFKEINTQILFWIQEITEMDKK; from the exons ATGAACCTTCCTCATTTGATGTCACTGGCATCCCATCTTGCATCTCATGGTTTTTTTTGCCTGAGATTTACCTGTAAAGGCCTTAATATTGTACATAGAATTAAGGCATATAAATCAGTTTTG AATTACCTAAAGACCTCAGGAGAATACAAACTGGCAGGTGTTTTCCTTGGTG gTCGTTCAATGGGCTCAAGAGCAGCTGCTTCTGTAATGTGCCATATTGAgccagatgatgctgatgattTTGTTCGAGGtctcatttgtatttcttacCCACTGCACCATCCAAAGCAGCAACATAAACTTAGAGATGAAGATCTCTATCGTATAAAAGATCCTGTATTGTTTGTGTCAGGCTCAGCAGATGAAATGTGTGAAAAG aacttGTTGGAGAAAGTGGCACAGAAAATGCAAGCTCCCAATAAAATCCACTGGATTGAGAAGGCAAATCATTCCATGGCAGTGAAAGGACGGTCAAcaaatgatgttttcaaagaaataaatacacagattttGTTTTGGATCCAGGAAATCACTGAAATGGACAAGAAATAA